One Ignavibacterium sp. DNA segment encodes these proteins:
- a CDS encoding chitobiase/beta-hexosaminidase C-terminal domain-containing protein, producing MKNCFFIILLFWALCNTSILPQYNASVLEGTHNNAYTVVEPPSIYKYRTVLGKIATSNFEISYTDPMPPGQARTAIEYAIKIWEFLINSDQTINILINWKDLGYSSTGVYTLANCGPTTYYNSPSLPKENVQYPIALAEHLMNQNLNEDDDYEMIININSNDSVSWYFGTDGVPQKDKVDMVSVILHETAHGLGYIDFFNVSGSYGYKGKSGFPVDTNSHSSIYDIYTSLNSYYPALDFLVSYPNHSTELKTKLTSDNVYFSGDNAWIQNGRYRLPKLYAPAGWKAGSSISHLDEATFPQGNSNSLMTPQFDQAEVIHSPGEVGLAILKDLGWNINRLATFIHPEPGVSLQKGAVDTIKWIDNEGGSYNLDLLDSYDNFIMTVCTLGMANDGLNQYVWTVPANVPDGMYRIKIQFGGAFGGTNLFSISEQQQVAKPIFTPPPDTYENPVTVTSYCPTSGATIRYTINGTEPTINSPVFPPSLEITTLTTIKAKAFKTGMIPSLTTTAVYNIGIEITVPELFPISGTYPQGLKTTLSWESGLRCFMNYTNDGSEPYDPSIPGYQVEISPNPKTYTWENIGTIKMKARTYLNGTWSSLVEREYIIIPGVAIKQLDASGTPFGQAAYWDYSFWNYIEPDQPVAMENTKKYFLSSHNWKPGTNQKFNYWDDNLNNKRYRNWDTLSIKSGTREVISHFSEAVNGVTIKNSLESTGINVGQVEFMDPWLVDFNEPPYGIRSQGMNAPFLPRPSPFNPNYSSSYKGVFLNQGYDPVYHTWKPPYYKVGMPDEQIISVNGQNRKFYPVGWGGSGVTIQSPGAVTGIVFNSPNAVAIATLKGQLMSNSTTGISSNSQRKMVRTDNGIYHLVYESMGNVYYTHSLTSNLDGSWSQEELLMTNAKNPAIEYHVNNVKIVLEFYDPVYGPDAIIYLATYAPNASGVYTQVANECEEVANFPVSYFGNAKPVISYNQVQLFIAYRKNSTEGLKERTKWFNINTGLWNWSSEAAIPGTNLYSINPSVVESYAHIHLVYESQNSIMYKYAVTESYAGPWQYEAAINVSTGSGFTKNNYPNISISNGLQTYLLVSWLGAYNNTQSKIIAKENDYGLKREAVVVKAGYNNSWGGSTNFSNNVNFTNNNSINSSAGSIITWSESNGLYSKFVKRNSNGNYSTIANLSTSGIQTMVSNGSSFDNIKVMVFNTSTPAPYLLNKCTNNFVQGGLSKIGETEIADISYGRAGVVEKNGMEFLFNIGDVSLNGQTIQFIERIDTLPVNSLEELNEFARTESFNLNSQSELIFSNYYYVVNPSLADSVLTDIFYVNFKCELVNSATNQVIGTFDNITYNKSNVDEYNNTGYLVDCSGIESGDYFLRLFTTVSKDVNLFISDFQRDDINLEKSNLIKRNFKGEGLPTTYELAQNYPNPFNPSTTIKYQLPKDGIVTLKVYDILGSEVATLVNEQKTAGRYEVSFNASQLASGVYIYRLQSGEYISSRKMMLLK from the coding sequence ATGAAAAACTGTTTTTTCATTATCCTGTTGTTTTGGGCTCTGTGTAACACTAGCATACTGCCCCAATATAACGCCTCTGTTTTAGAAGGCACACATAATAATGCTTATACAGTAGTTGAACCGCCTTCAATTTATAAATACAGAACAGTGCTAGGCAAAATCGCAACTTCTAACTTTGAAATTTCCTACACTGATCCTATGCCTCCAGGGCAGGCGAGGACAGCAATAGAATATGCGATAAAAATCTGGGAATTCTTAATAAATTCTGATCAGACGATTAACATACTTATAAATTGGAAGGATCTGGGTTACAGTAGCACTGGGGTATATACGTTAGCTAATTGTGGTCCGACAACTTATTATAATTCACCTTCTTTACCGAAAGAAAATGTACAATACCCCATTGCGCTTGCCGAACATCTTATGAATCAGAATTTAAACGAAGATGATGATTACGAGATGATAATAAATATTAATTCCAATGATAGTGTAAGTTGGTATTTTGGTACAGATGGTGTACCACAGAAAGATAAAGTCGATATGGTAAGTGTTATTTTGCACGAAACAGCACACGGATTAGGATACATTGATTTTTTTAATGTAAGCGGAAGTTATGGATATAAAGGTAAAAGTGGTTTTCCCGTTGACACTAATTCTCATTCATCTATTTATGATATATATACATCGTTAAACAGCTATTATCCAGCTTTAGATTTCTTGGTCAGTTATCCCAATCATTCTACGGAACTAAAAACTAAGCTAACGAGCGACAATGTTTATTTTAGCGGTGATAATGCCTGGATTCAAAACGGAAGATATAGGCTTCCGAAACTATATGCACCTGCAGGATGGAAAGCAGGCTCCAGTATTTCCCATCTTGATGAAGCTACATTTCCGCAAGGAAATAGCAATTCCTTAATGACTCCTCAATTCGATCAGGCAGAAGTAATTCATTCACCCGGCGAGGTTGGACTAGCCATTCTAAAAGATTTAGGATGGAATATAAACCGACTTGCTACTTTTATACATCCTGAACCTGGAGTCTCACTTCAAAAAGGTGCAGTTGATACAATAAAATGGATCGACAACGAAGGAGGCTCATATAACCTTGATTTACTCGATTCGTATGATAATTTTATAATGACTGTCTGTACACTTGGAATGGCAAATGATGGATTGAATCAATATGTCTGGACAGTTCCTGCAAATGTACCAGATGGAATGTACCGAATTAAGATTCAATTTGGCGGTGCTTTTGGCGGAACAAATCTTTTTTCAATTTCAGAGCAACAGCAGGTTGCGAAACCAATCTTCACACCGCCACCTGACACTTATGAAAATCCCGTAACTGTTACATCATACTGTCCAACATCCGGCGCAACTATAAGGTACACAATAAACGGCACAGAGCCTACTATCAATTCACCTGTATTCCCGCCGTCACTAGAGATTACTACCCTTACTACTATCAAAGCAAAGGCGTTTAAGACTGGAATGATACCGAGTTTAACTACAACAGCAGTCTATAACATCGGAATTGAAATTACTGTACCTGAACTTTTTCCAATTAGTGGAACCTACCCGCAAGGATTAAAAACTACATTAAGCTGGGAATCAGGTTTAAGATGTTTTATGAATTACACTAATGATGGCTCAGAACCTTATGATCCGAGTATTCCGGGTTATCAAGTCGAAATATCTCCTAATCCTAAAACATATACATGGGAAAATATAGGTACAATAAAAATGAAAGCAAGAACTTATTTGAATGGTACCTGGAGTTCACTGGTTGAAAGGGAATATATCATTATTCCTGGTGTGGCCATAAAACAACTCGATGCTTCAGGCACTCCATTCGGGCAGGCTGCATATTGGGATTATTCTTTTTGGAATTATATTGAACCTGATCAACCTGTGGCTATGGAAAACACTAAAAAATATTTCTTATCAAGTCATAATTGGAAACCAGGCACAAATCAGAAATTTAATTATTGGGATGATAACCTCAATAATAAACGTTATCGTAACTGGGATACACTAAGTATTAAATCTGGAACGAGAGAGGTTATATCTCATTTTTCTGAAGCGGTAAATGGAGTTACAATCAAAAATTCTCTCGAATCAACTGGAATTAACGTAGGGCAGGTTGAATTTATGGATCCTTGGCTTGTTGATTTTAATGAACCTCCATATGGAATTAGAAGTCAAGGAATGAATGCACCGTTTTTACCGAGACCATCGCCCTTTAATCCCAATTATTCAAGCAGTTACAAAGGCGTCTTCTTAAATCAAGGGTACGATCCAGTTTACCATACTTGGAAACCACCCTATTACAAAGTCGGTATGCCTGATGAGCAGATAATTTCAGTTAATGGTCAAAACAGGAAGTTCTATCCTGTTGGATGGGGTGGTTCAGGTGTTACAATTCAATCTCCGGGTGCAGTAACCGGGATTGTATTTAACTCTCCAAACGCTGTTGCAATCGCTACATTAAAAGGACAACTTATGTCTAATTCAACAACAGGAATAAGCAGCAACAGTCAGCGTAAAATGGTAAGAACAGATAACGGAATATATCATTTGGTATATGAATCTATGGGAAATGTTTACTACACTCACAGCTTAACCTCAAACCTTGATGGCAGTTGGTCGCAGGAAGAACTTTTAATGACAAACGCTAAAAACCCGGCAATAGAATATCACGTTAATAATGTTAAAATTGTTCTTGAGTTTTATGATCCCGTGTACGGCCCTGATGCAATAATTTATTTAGCAACCTATGCTCCGAATGCAAGCGGTGTTTACACACAGGTTGCAAATGAATGTGAGGAAGTAGCTAACTTTCCTGTATCATACTTTGGTAATGCAAAACCTGTTATCTCATATAACCAGGTTCAATTATTTATTGCATACAGAAAAAACTCAACTGAAGGATTAAAAGAAAGAACGAAGTGGTTTAATATAAATACCGGCTTGTGGAACTGGAGCAGTGAAGCAGCAATCCCGGGAACAAATTTATATTCTATAAATCCTTCTGTGGTTGAAAGTTATGCTCATATTCATTTGGTTTACGAAAGTCAGAATTCGATAATGTATAAATATGCAGTTACAGAAAGTTACGCGGGTCCCTGGCAGTATGAAGCAGCAATTAATGTTTCTACTGGAAGTGGTTTTACAAAAAACAATTATCCTAATATAAGTATTTCAAATGGCTTACAAACCTATCTTCTTGTTAGCTGGCTGGGAGCATATAATAACACTCAATCAAAAATCATAGCAAAAGAAAATGACTACGGGTTAAAAAGAGAAGCTGTCGTTGTTAAGGCTGGTTATAACAACAGTTGGGGTGGTTCTACAAATTTTAGTAACAATGTTAATTTTACAAATAACAATTCAATCAATTCTTCAGCTGGTTCAATAATAACCTGGAGCGAAAGTAATGGTTTGTATTCCAAATTTGTTAAACGAAACTCTAATGGCAACTACAGTACAATTGCTAATTTATCAACAAGCGGAATACAAACAATGGTTAGTAACGGAAGCAGTTTCGATAACATTAAGGTAATGGTTTTTAATACTTCAACACCCGCTCCATACCTGTTGAATAAATGTACAAATAATTTTGTTCAGGGAGGTTTATCAAAAATCGGCGAAACTGAAATTGCAGATATAAGCTACGGCAGAGCAGGTGTTGTTGAAAAAAATGGTATGGAGTTTTTATTTAATATCGGAGATGTGTCATTAAATGGTCAAACTATCCAATTTATTGAAAGAATAGATACGCTGCCTGTTAATAGTTTGGAAGAATTAAACGAGTTTGCAAGAACTGAATCATTTAATCTAAACTCTCAAAGTGAACTGATTTTTTCAAATTATTATTATGTTGTAAACCCTTCTCTGGCTGATTCAGTATTAACAGACATTTTTTATGTAAACTTTAAATGTGAGCTTGTTAATTCGGCAACAAATCAGGTTATTGGTACCTTTGATAATATTACTTATAACAAATCAAACGTAGATGAATATAATAATACCGGTTACCTTGTGGATTGCTCGGGCATAGAAAGCGGAGATTACTTTCTGAGATTATTTACTACTGTTAGTAAAGATGTTAACTTGTTTATATCTGATTTCCAGCGGGATGATATTAACCTTGAAAAATCAAATTTAATAAAAAGGAACTTCAAAGGTGAAGGATTACCAACAACTTATGAGTTGGCACAAAATTATCCGAATCCATTTAATCCAAGCACAACTATTAAATACCAACTGCCAAAAGATGGAATTGTTACACTTAAGGTTTATGATATACTTGGTAGTGAAGTGGCAACATTGGTTAATGAACAAAAAACTGCTGGCAGATATGAAGTAAGCTTTAATGCATCACAACTGGCAAGCGGTGTTTACATCTATAGATTACAATCCGGCGAATACATTTCTTCCAGAAAGATGATGCTGCTTAAGTAA
- a CDS encoding glucosyl transferase, whose protein sequence is MKNITLLSLILLLLISASCNTTEPPPPDGEKPTLELKLEDVSCIEAWIELTATNLQHPATITLKQFNPTGDTVTQNIILSNADSLLFIDSLLPNQTYKILAAMQPYNNASSELSVTTMDTTSHDFTFETFTFGGTAGSSSLYDVAIINENNIWAVGEIYVADTSINGYTKYNAVHWDGQIWELKKIAGHGEYPRRTVFAFSENDVWFDGGIKWDGVSYTVHMSGWPLMPNGDGWQINKMWGSSSSDLYAVGNNGNIAHYNGQSWSKIESGTDLNINDIWGISDGNGGFNKYLAAYNAMLKLDANKNLSRIEAESGMHIFSIWGYTNQLIYVVGGENDALYKNYKWEIINDPLVNTLYRIKGQNYNDVFGISSLGIILHFNGYNWGSINVPVENIFLKLDVKGNVISTVGWQGEKAVITIIRRNN, encoded by the coding sequence ATGAAAAACATCACCTTACTCTCACTCATACTCTTACTCTTAATCTCAGCATCCTGCAACACAACTGAGCCGCCACCGCCGGATGGCGAAAAGCCAACGCTTGAATTAAAGCTTGAAGATGTTTCCTGCATTGAAGCGTGGATTGAATTAACTGCTACCAATCTCCAACACCCAGCAACCATAACACTAAAACAATTTAACCCGACTGGTGATACCGTAACTCAGAATATTATTCTGAGCAACGCAGACTCATTACTTTTCATAGACTCACTCCTACCAAACCAAACATATAAAATTCTTGCAGCAATGCAGCCATACAACAATGCAAGCAGCGAGTTAAGCGTTACAACAATGGACACCACCAGCCACGACTTTACATTTGAAACATTTACGTTTGGAGGTACAGCAGGCAGCAGCTCACTTTACGATGTTGCTATAATAAATGAAAATAATATCTGGGCTGTGGGAGAAATTTATGTTGCAGATACAAGCATTAACGGTTACACAAAATATAATGCAGTGCATTGGGACGGACAAATCTGGGAATTGAAGAAAATTGCTGGGCACGGTGAATATCCTCGAAGAACAGTTTTTGCTTTTTCAGAAAATGATGTATGGTTTGATGGTGGCATAAAATGGGATGGTGTAAGTTACACAGTTCATATGAGTGGGTGGCCATTAATGCCAAACGGTGATGGTTGGCAAATAAATAAAATGTGGGGTAGCAGCAGTAGTGATTTATATGCCGTAGGCAACAATGGCAACATAGCCCACTACAACGGACAAAGCTGGAGTAAGATAGAAAGCGGAACGGATTTGAACATAAATGATATATGGGGAATATCAGATGGCAATGGGGGTTTCAATAAATATTTAGCCGCTTATAATGCGATGTTGAAGTTAGATGCAAACAAAAATTTATCAAGAATTGAAGCTGAATCCGGTATGCATATTTTTTCAATTTGGGGTTATACAAACCAATTAATATACGTTGTTGGAGGAGAAAATGATGCCTTATATAAAAATTATAAATGGGAAATAATTAATGATCCTTTGGTAAATACTCTCTATAGAATCAAAGGCCAAAATTATAATGATGTGTTTGGAATAAGCTCTTTAGGGATAATCTTGCACTTCAATGGTTATAACTGGGGTTCGATCAATGTGCCGGTAGAAAATATTTTTTTGAAATTAGATGTAAAAGGAAATGTGATTTCTACTGTGGGGTGGCAAGGAGAAAAAGCAGTAATAACAATTATTAGGAGAAATAATTAA
- a CDS encoding PQQ-dependent sugar dehydrogenase has translation MVKKMNLIVLLLILISTSNFAQFNFRVAFPNLSFSDPLDLQNAGDGTNRIFVVEQDGRIRVFPNDENAQSTKLFLDITDRVTSGGETGLLGLAFHPNYESNGYFYVNYTAPSPLRTVISRFKVSSTNPDSADKNSEQILITYNQPYSNHNGGAVVFGPDGYLYIGSGDGGSGGDPQNNAQNITKLLGKILRIDVDNPQAPLNYGIPADNPFVDSTNTNIRKEIFAWGMRNPWRISFDPVTDSLWCGDVGQGDWEEIDIIKKGKNYGWRCYEGNHVYNSSGCNGTYEFPIWEYSHSLGYSITGGFVYRGINVPELVGKYIYGDYVSRRVWALEYDGINTTNTQITTAAGSISSFGVDESNELYLLSFNGKIYSFIPTLVPVELTSFTATVVQGKVRLNWFTSTETNNAGFVIERASDVTEFKELVFISGNGTTTEKNEYTYLDESVKSGIYHYRLKQINYDGSYEYLKTVSVDLGMPDGFMLGQNYPNPFNPTTTIEFQIPVSGFVSLKIYDVLGNEVKALLNEQKKAGFYSIKFDASDLISGIYFYKLSFEKFSATRKMTVLK, from the coding sequence ATGGTAAAGAAAATGAATCTTATAGTATTATTATTAATACTTATAAGCACTTCAAACTTTGCTCAATTTAACTTCAGGGTAGCATTTCCAAACCTATCCTTTTCAGACCCATTGGATTTACAAAATGCAGGCGACGGCACTAACAGAATTTTTGTAGTCGAACAAGATGGACGAATACGGGTATTTCCAAACGATGAAAATGCGCAATCAACAAAACTATTTCTTGATATTACGGATCGTGTAACATCAGGTGGTGAAACTGGTCTGCTTGGTTTAGCTTTTCATCCAAACTATGAATCTAACGGATATTTTTATGTTAATTATACTGCACCAAGTCCACTGAGAACTGTAATCTCAAGATTTAAGGTCTCATCTACAAATCCAGATTCTGCCGATAAAAACTCCGAACAAATCCTTATTACATATAATCAGCCTTATTCAAACCATAATGGCGGAGCGGTTGTATTTGGTCCAGATGGATATCTATATATAGGCTCAGGTGACGGCGGTTCAGGCGGCGATCCACAAAATAATGCACAAAATATTACTAAACTCTTAGGTAAGATTTTAAGAATTGATGTTGATAATCCGCAAGCGCCGCTTAATTACGGAATACCGGCTGATAATCCTTTCGTTGATAGTACAAACACTAATATACGAAAAGAAATTTTTGCCTGGGGAATGAGAAATCCTTGGCGGATTAGTTTCGATCCTGTTACTGATAGTTTGTGGTGTGGAGATGTTGGACAGGGTGATTGGGAAGAGATTGATATAATCAAAAAAGGTAAGAATTATGGATGGAGATGTTATGAAGGAAATCATGTTTATAATTCAAGCGGCTGCAACGGAACTTATGAATTTCCTATCTGGGAATATTCTCATTCTTTAGGTTATTCAATTACAGGCGGATTTGTTTACCGCGGAATAAATGTTCCTGAACTGGTTGGAAAATATATTTATGGTGATTATGTAAGCAGAAGAGTATGGGCACTTGAATATGACGGAATAAATACAACCAATACACAAATTACTACTGCAGCCGGTTCAATTTCTTCTTTTGGAGTTGATGAAAGCAATGAATTGTATCTTTTATCATTTAACGGAAAAATTTATTCTTTTATTCCGACTCTTGTACCGGTTGAATTAACCTCATTTACTGCAACTGTTGTTCAAGGAAAAGTCAGACTTAATTGGTTTACATCTACCGAGACAAATAATGCGGGATTTGTTATTGAAAGAGCTTCAGATGTTACAGAATTTAAAGAACTTGTTTTTATCAGTGGTAATGGAACTACAACTGAGAAAAATGAATACACCTATCTTGATGAATCAGTTAAGTCAGGTATTTATCATTATCGGTTAAAACAAATAAACTACGATGGGTCTTATGAATATTTGAAAACAGTTTCGGTTGATCTGGGTATGCCCGATGGTTTTATGCTTGGACAGAATTATCCTAATCCGTTTAACCCGACTACTACTATTGAATTTCAAATACCGGTTTCTGGATTCGTATCATTAAAAATTTATGATGTGCTGGGAAATGAAGTAAAAGCATTGTTAAATGAACAAAAGAAAGCAGGATTTTATTCAATAAAATTTGATGCATCTGATTTAATAAGCGGAATTTATTTTTATAAACTCTCTTTTGAAAAATTCAGTGCTACAAGAAAAATGACAGTTCTTAAATAA